Proteins encoded by one window of Corynebacterium amycolatum:
- a CDS encoding MarP family serine protease, whose translation MMPAIAVFDVALLAIFIFTLVVGWQQGAVSSIMAILGVVLGLVIGVPLAPLAMAQVENQSGKVLLGLGTVILFALIGHAVGTVAGQSLRNTIRSPLAVGLDSSLGAIVQSVTALVVTWMIAVPLATAVPGQFADWVRESKGMNLIDQVAPDEWSDGFSGILRQLRDDGMPAIAPPFGYKQNVPDEPADPNVISQGVVDSIRPSIVRVLGEAPQCERLLQGTGFVIAPDLILTNAHVVAGATTVRLETVVGMADANVVHYDPLDDVALLRTTDLPLEPMQWADQEARPGDDAVVLGFPESGPFKATPARVTENIIIRGPDIYSSTRHERQSYVLKADVRHGNSGGPLITPQGQILGLVFGAGVNNDQTGYALTHAEVQPHIDEAMNHYGAISTQECVAG comes from the coding sequence ATGATGCCTGCAATCGCTGTGTTTGACGTTGCGCTGCTGGCGATTTTTATTTTTACGCTTGTCGTCGGCTGGCAGCAGGGCGCCGTCTCGTCGATTATGGCCATTTTGGGCGTTGTCCTGGGCTTGGTTATTGGTGTGCCCTTGGCGCCGCTAGCTATGGCACAAGTCGAGAACCAGTCGGGAAAGGTTCTTCTGGGCCTCGGCACGGTGATCCTGTTCGCCCTGATTGGTCACGCGGTGGGAACAGTGGCGGGGCAGTCGCTGCGGAATACCATTCGCTCGCCGTTGGCAGTCGGCCTGGATTCGAGTCTCGGCGCCATCGTGCAGTCGGTGACTGCGCTGGTAGTGACATGGATGATCGCCGTACCCTTGGCCACCGCCGTGCCCGGACAATTCGCCGACTGGGTGCGTGAGTCCAAGGGCATGAACCTCATTGACCAGGTCGCGCCCGACGAATGGAGTGACGGCTTCAGTGGCATCCTCCGCCAGCTCCGCGATGATGGAATGCCCGCCATCGCTCCGCCATTCGGCTACAAGCAGAACGTCCCCGATGAACCCGCCGACCCCAATGTGATTTCACAAGGTGTCGTCGACAGTATTCGACCGTCCATCGTCCGCGTCTTGGGCGAGGCCCCGCAGTGCGAACGCTTGCTGCAGGGCACGGGCTTTGTCATCGCACCGGATCTGATTCTCACCAACGCGCACGTGGTCGCCGGCGCCACCACTGTTCGGCTGGAAACTGTGGTCGGCATGGCTGACGCAAACGTCGTGCACTACGATCCGCTTGACGACGTCGCCTTGCTCCGGACCACCGACCTACCCCTGGAGCCCATGCAGTGGGCGGACCAGGAAGCTCGTCCGGGCGATGACGCGGTAGTGCTGGGCTTTCCCGAATCCGGCCCCTTTAAAGCCACGCCTGCGCGCGTGACGGAGAACATTATTATTCGAGGGCCGGATATTTATTCGTCGACTCGACACGAGCGCCAGTCCTATGTTCTGAAGGCAGATGTGCGCCACGGCAACTCGGGCGGACCACTGATTACGCCACAGGGTCAGATCCTGGGTTTGGTCTTCGGTGCCGGTGTGAACAATGACCAGACTGGTTACGCGCTGACGCACGCCGAGGTCCAGCCACACATTGATGAGGCGATGAATCACTACGGGGCCATCAGCACGCAAGAGTGCGTGGCGGGGTAA
- a CDS encoding NUDIX hydrolase: protein MTKGQSWNRDASSGLYLPKWLTNSLPPHLVSADHDAAGHTSTSQDAAGHSEQQVAGRSASSSSVKRAFAKLRRDSSTQEEPLRNPARSAVLVLISGDAEAHQRPEDASVVLTHRATTLRKHAGQMAFPGGRVDPEDVDEIDTALREAEEETGLNRETVTPVRVLDSIDISRTGFAVNPVLAYWHAPHPLRVVDPAETESVLNVPISHLTNPDNRMMLGYHGWTGPAFKVGDFVVWGFTGGVLSYLLDVAGWSEPWDETNVQKLLPVLARSANGEKLSVLKGGRR, encoded by the coding sequence GTGACTAAGGGACAGTCGTGGAATCGCGACGCAAGCTCGGGGCTGTATCTGCCGAAGTGGTTGACCAATAGTTTGCCGCCGCATCTAGTCAGCGCTGATCATGACGCGGCGGGCCACACCAGCACCAGCCAAGACGCGGCAGGTCACTCGGAGCAACAGGTGGCCGGTCGCTCCGCTTCGTCGTCAAGCGTGAAGCGCGCGTTTGCGAAGTTGCGGCGAGACTCCTCGACGCAGGAGGAACCGTTGCGGAATCCTGCGCGGTCGGCGGTGTTGGTGCTGATCAGCGGTGATGCGGAGGCGCACCAACGGCCGGAGGATGCCAGCGTGGTACTTACGCACAGGGCGACAACCCTGCGTAAACATGCAGGCCAGATGGCTTTTCCGGGTGGTCGTGTCGATCCCGAGGACGTGGATGAAATCGATACCGCGCTGCGTGAAGCCGAGGAAGAAACCGGCCTGAACCGAGAGACGGTGACGCCGGTGCGGGTGCTGGACTCGATTGACATTTCGCGGACTGGCTTCGCGGTCAATCCGGTGTTGGCGTATTGGCATGCACCGCATCCGCTGCGTGTAGTCGACCCTGCAGAGACGGAATCGGTGCTCAATGTGCCAATCAGTCACCTGACGAATCCGGACAACCGCATGATGCTGGGCTATCACGGCTGGACAGGGCCGGCATTTAAGGTTGGTGACTTCGTCGTTTGGGGCTTTACCGGCGGCGTGCTGTCCTACTTGCTGGATGTGGCCGGCTGGTCGGAACCGTGGGACGAGACCAACGTACAGAAACTTTTGCCGGTGCTCGCGCGTTCCGCTAATGGTGAAAAACTGTCCGTACTGAAGGGAGGCCGACGATGA
- the nth gene encoding endonuclease III: protein MGAHPAARGKETRLGMVRRARRINRTLAVAYPNAHCELDFRNPYELAVATILSAQCTDARVNMTTPALFAKFPSPADLAVANQEEVEELVRPTGFYRNKAANIIGFAQGVMEQHGGEVPGTLEELVKLPGVGRKTANVVLGNAFGVPGLTVDTHFGRLVRRMGLTEQEDPVRVEHEMMEVLPRAEWTWFSHRLIFHGRRVCHSRRAACGACFLAADCPSYGVAGPAEPETAEKLIKSDDREWLLYLAGLNDGYSGEELSALDDGDSAHNTTAAQD from the coding sequence GTGGGGGCGCATCCGGCGGCGCGGGGGAAAGAGACGCGTCTGGGCATGGTGCGGCGTGCGCGGCGGATTAACCGCACGCTGGCGGTGGCGTACCCGAATGCGCACTGTGAGCTGGACTTTCGTAATCCGTATGAGCTCGCGGTGGCGACGATTCTGTCGGCGCAGTGCACGGATGCGCGGGTGAATATGACCACGCCGGCGCTGTTCGCTAAGTTCCCCAGCCCGGCCGATTTGGCGGTTGCGAATCAGGAGGAGGTCGAGGAGCTCGTTCGGCCGACGGGTTTTTATAGGAATAAGGCCGCGAACATCATCGGCTTTGCCCAGGGCGTGATGGAGCAGCACGGCGGCGAGGTCCCGGGCACGTTGGAGGAGCTGGTGAAGCTGCCGGGCGTAGGGCGAAAGACAGCAAATGTGGTGCTGGGGAATGCTTTTGGAGTGCCGGGGTTGACGGTCGATACGCATTTTGGGCGTCTGGTGCGGCGCATGGGCCTCACGGAGCAGGAAGATCCGGTGCGCGTGGAGCACGAGATGATGGAGGTGCTGCCGCGCGCGGAGTGGACGTGGTTTTCGCACCGGCTGATTTTCCACGGTCGGAGGGTGTGCCATTCGCGCCGGGCGGCGTGCGGGGCGTGCTTCTTGGCGGCGGATTGCCCGTCGTATGGCGTCGCGGGTCCGGCGGAGCCGGAGACGGCGGAGAAGTTGATTAAGTCAGACGACAGGGAATGGCTTCTCTACCTGGCCGGTCTTAATGACGGCTACAGTGGGGAGGAACTTTCCGCGCTTGACGACGGGGATAGCGCGCACAACACCACAGCGGCACAGGACTAG
- the glxR gene encoding CRP-like cAMP-activated global transcriptional regulator GlxR produces MDDVKEILSRAGVFQGVDQEAVQALLGELETVRFPRGTTIFNEGEPGDRLYIIIDGKVKLARRSADGRENLLTIMGPSDMFGELSIFDPGPRTSSAVCVTEVSAASMSADQLQEWVGSHPDVPAQLLRMLARRLRRTNNSLADLIFTDVPGRVAKSLLQLANRFGVQEGSALRVNHDLTQEEIAQLVGASRETVNKALAEFAHRGWIRLEGKSVLISDTERLARRAR; encoded by the coding sequence GTGGATGACGTCAAGGAGATTCTCTCCCGGGCCGGTGTATTTCAGGGAGTCGACCAGGAGGCTGTGCAGGCCTTGCTCGGTGAGCTCGAGACGGTTCGCTTCCCGCGTGGAACCACCATCTTCAATGAGGGTGAGCCGGGCGATCGGCTCTACATCATTATTGATGGCAAGGTGAAGCTGGCTCGTCGCTCAGCTGACGGTCGTGAAAACCTGTTGACCATTATGGGCCCATCCGACATGTTCGGCGAGCTCTCCATCTTCGACCCGGGTCCACGCACCTCTTCGGCGGTCTGCGTCACCGAGGTTTCCGCCGCATCCATGAGCGCTGATCAGCTGCAGGAATGGGTCGGGTCACACCCGGATGTTCCGGCACAGCTGCTGCGCATGCTGGCCCGCCGCTTGCGTCGCACCAACAATTCGCTGGCTGATCTCATCTTCACCGACGTCCCAGGTCGCGTGGCTAAGTCCCTGCTTCAGCTGGCTAATCGCTTCGGTGTTCAGGAGGGTTCTGCTCTCCGTGTGAACCATGACCTGACCCAGGAGGAAATCGCACAGCTCGTCGGCGCCTCCCGAGAGACCGTTAACAAGGCTCTTGCAGAGTTCGCCCACCGCGGCTGGATTCGCCTTGAGGGCAAGTCCGTGCTCATCTCCGATACGGAGCGTTTGGCCCGACGCGCACGCTAA
- a CDS encoding redoxin domain-containing protein, with amino-acid sequence MNEQGGRSHNGGHIGDWQADVNRSASLITLLIAGISIVGLVVFAIVNTTGGNDEADGGGTGAGVSAGANGADNGGTGSDDEVDSASAAPAMSKDEIAAVAGSGSLAGVRLPLLAESGDSADQSNEVGQAELVDMGQVVEGKPTVLNVWAWNCAPCRQELPLIEQWGKDNPDVQVVTVHAAREAGRGQALLQEIGVNLPTYSDTVDVVGPALNLPRVVPITVVFKADGTVATIRPGEFIDAQQITDLVRGALK; translated from the coding sequence GTGAATGAGCAGGGCGGTCGTAGTCACAATGGTGGCCACATTGGGGATTGGCAGGCGGACGTTAACCGTTCGGCATCGCTGATTACGCTGCTCATCGCGGGGATTAGCATTGTGGGGCTGGTGGTTTTCGCGATTGTGAATACCACTGGTGGCAATGACGAGGCCGACGGTGGTGGGACTGGAGCTGGTGTGAGTGCCGGTGCGAATGGTGCTGATAATGGTGGCACCGGCAGTGATGATGAGGTGGATAGCGCATCGGCGGCGCCAGCGATGTCGAAGGACGAGATCGCGGCGGTAGCGGGTAGTGGCTCGCTGGCCGGTGTGCGCTTGCCGCTGTTGGCAGAGTCGGGAGACTCAGCGGATCAGAGCAACGAGGTCGGCCAAGCGGAACTGGTAGACATGGGCCAGGTCGTCGAGGGCAAGCCAACCGTGCTTAATGTCTGGGCATGGAACTGTGCGCCGTGTCGCCAAGAGCTGCCGCTTATCGAGCAATGGGGCAAGGACAACCCAGATGTGCAGGTGGTGACGGTGCATGCGGCTCGCGAGGCGGGGCGTGGCCAGGCCCTCCTGCAGGAAATCGGAGTGAATCTACCGACCTACTCGGACACGGTCGATGTGGTCGGACCAGCGTTGAATCTACCGCGAGTTGTGCCCATTACCGTGGTGTTTAAGGCCGATGGCACGGTGGCGACCATTCGTCCCGGTGAATTCATCGATGCGCAGCAGATTACTGATCTCGTGCGAGGTGCGTTGAAGTGA